Proteins found in one Salvia hispanica cultivar TCC Black 2014 unplaced genomic scaffold, UniMelb_Shisp_WGS_1.0 HiC_scaffold_385, whole genome shotgun sequence genomic segment:
- the LOC125199117 gene encoding protein MAIN-LIKE 1-like, whose amino-acid sequence MASSSTGEDPLYCGPEDPSVLYLQPYHITESIISENDTDPFQPRKLDNNIFQAQMHDRVLGHIERMGFGGIYHCGKPKMLDASLIGALIERWRPETHTFHLPVGEATVTLQDIEVLWGLRVDGEPVILPQVNYPRQYWMETCLSLLGIEPSQAELKLGGFNASTLKDVVSHRLDDDLPEHYYMQHALFTTELGCSSACHFISLSL is encoded by the exons ATTGTGGTCCCGAAGACCCGAGCGTACTTTACTTGCAACCGTATCACATAACCGAAAGCATAATCTCTGAGAATGATACAGACCCCTTCCAACCGCGCAAATTGGATAATAACATTTTTCAAGCTCAAATGCATGACCGTGTGTTGGGGCATATAGAGCGGATGGGGTTTGGTGGCATATACCACTGTGGAAAACCGAAAATGTTGGACGCTTCACTTATCGGGGCATTGATTGAGAGGTGGCGTCCTGAGACACACACGTTTCACCTTCCAGTTGGTGAAGCTACAGTGACCCTTCAGGATATCGAGGTGCTTTGGGGTTTAAGGGTCGATGGTGAACCAGTTATCCTTCCACAAGTGAACTACCCGAGGCAGTACTGGATGGAAACGTGTTTGTCGCTTTTGGGTATTGAACCAAGTCAGGCTGAGTTGAAGTTGGGAGGATTTAATGCCTCTACACTGAAGGATGTTGTTAGCCACCGTCTTGACGACGATCTACCTGAGCATTATTACATGCAGCATGCAC TGTTCACAACTGAGTTGGGGTGCAGCAGCGCTTGCCACTTTATATCACTATCTTTGTGA